The genomic DNA CAAGGGCTGCGATCGCATCTCTTTGGACAGTCGATGATGGCGGGACTCAAGCCTTAATGAATGCCTTCTATGCAACTCTCAAAAAGGGCAACACTACAAAAGCTGAAGCCCTGCGTCAGGCACAAATTGCTCTGATTACTAGCGACTATACAGCTTTGGCTCAAAAGCGCGGGGGCATTGTCATCGAACGTATTGGCAATACTTCATCACCGGATGCGATCGCTCGGCTTAGCCACCCTTATTATTGGGCACCGTTTATCTTGATTGGCAATGGCTTGTAGCCTGTAAATTCGATGACTCTTGAAGAAGGCGATCGCTCTATCCATGATGCTGTCGCTGATAAACATCCATCAACGATGACTGGCTTACTTCCAGCACAGGGGAGAATTTATATTACTTAACCTATCTTGAGAGCGTTGGCATCAAACTCCAGGCTTATTACAGCCACGGCTGCGGTAGTCTAGAACAGGTGACTTTATTTGCTGTGTTCAGGCGATCGCTTTATGTCTCCTACAGTTTCTAGTCCGGCTCGTACTATCCGCATCGGTTCTCGCAAAAGCCAACTCGCACTCGTCCAGACTTACTGGGTGCAAGAACAACTCCAGAAACACTTTCCCGAATGTACCTTTGAAGTCCACACGATGGCGACTCAAGGGGACAAAATTCTAGATGTTGCCTTAGCCAAGATTGGCGATAAGGGACTCTTTACGAAAGAACTCGAACTGGGAATGCTCAACCAAGAGACAGACTTTGCCGTGCATTCCCTCAAAGATTTGCCCACCAACTTGCCAGAGGGATTGGTTTTAGGATGCGTTAGCGAACGGGAAAATCCGGCAGACGCCCTTGTCGTGCATGAAAAGCACAAAGATAAGCAACTGGAAACCCTGCCAGAAGGGGCTGTAATTGGAACGTCTTCCCTGCGGCGACTGGCACAGCTGCGCCACCACTATCCTCACCTATCTTTTAAAGATATTCGGGGCAACCTAAACACCCGACTCGCAAAACTAGATACTGGCGAGTACGACGCAATTATTTTAGCTGTGGCTGGGTTGCAACGGCTGGATATGAGCGATCGCATTCATCAAGTGATTGCCCCTGAAGTATCCCTCCATGCCGTCGGACAAGGTGCTTTAGGCATCGAATGCCGTGCTGGTGACACCGAAATTCTGGAGTTACTCAAGGTACTAGAGCATCAACCCACTGCTCAACGCTGCTACGCTGAAAGAGCCTTTTTACGGACACTAGAAGGCGGCTGCCAGGTGCCAATCGGAGTGAATACTCAGATTGACGGCGATACACTCACCTTGACGGGCATGGTTGCCAGTTTAGACGGCAAGCGGATGATTAAAGACACCGTTAGCGGTGCTGCCAGCGATGCCGAACAAATCGGAATTCAGCTTGCCCATCGGTTACGCGAACAGGGAGCTTCGGCAATTTTAGAAGAGATTTTTACCGAAGTCGGACGCGGTCATTAATCCAAAATCAAACTCCAAAATCGGGTAGGCGATCCCCTGACTCGGTATGATGTAACCAAAATATTTCAGGAAACGCCAGCAATAATGCGAATTCTGTTTGTTGCAGCTGAAGCAGCGCCCATCGCCAAAG from Coleofasciculus sp. FACHB-T130 includes the following:
- the hemC gene encoding hydroxymethylbilane synthase — protein: MSPTVSSPARTIRIGSRKSQLALVQTYWVQEQLQKHFPECTFEVHTMATQGDKILDVALAKIGDKGLFTKELELGMLNQETDFAVHSLKDLPTNLPEGLVLGCVSERENPADALVVHEKHKDKQLETLPEGAVIGTSSLRRLAQLRHHYPHLSFKDIRGNLNTRLAKLDTGEYDAIILAVAGLQRLDMSDRIHQVIAPEVSLHAVGQGALGIECRAGDTEILELLKVLEHQPTAQRCYAERAFLRTLEGGCQVPIGVNTQIDGDTLTLTGMVASLDGKRMIKDTVSGAASDAEQIGIQLAHRLREQGASAILEEIFTEVGRGH